A genomic segment from Nicotiana tabacum cultivar K326 chromosome 9, ASM71507v2, whole genome shotgun sequence encodes:
- the LOC142163949 gene encoding F-box protein At3g07870-like, protein MALQCFTWTTELLGSLFNIICKDEEDLAILGRLPDCLIIDILSRLPLDCLVRFQRDCRDLRALISTHDFAITTTIRKLHLRPELMINNKRWEQPPTLQCSCQGVLLFADPMRPTYYALNPITQEEVTIKHTPDPGKSCALYFCPLTRQFKLLYVQAQGSLCQYFVYMFKTQTWRKIHPSSTFNFLPYRNSHAVVNGALHWIMYSNLEQEGIPPCANGIMVFRMDKEELFAMPHPGSVCTSKKVHTTMTLLVKENCLSFCHLLVSEYAVDIWILEDYEMRAWNKRYKVNLFDKKSFPFSLPYILHGSASIDVYWWIMLINIQGGELLFYLRDRGLFSYNLDHNTVKIFELPQPKELYACRTYIESLLAIT, encoded by the exons ATGGCACTTCAATGCTTCACATGGACTACAGAACTCTTGGGTTCATTATTCAATATAATATGTAAAGATGAAGAAGATCTTGCAATCTTGGGGCGTTTGCCAGATTGCCTCATCATTGATATTCTGAGTAGACTTCCATTAGATTGCCTTGTTAGATTTCAAAGGGATTGTAGGGATTTGAGAGCTTTGATCTCAACACACGATTTTGCCATC ACAACAACTATCAGGAAACTTCATCTCAGACCTGAGCTTATGATCAATAATAAGCGTTGGGAACAACCCCCAACTCTTCAATGCTCTTGTCAAGGAGTTCTTCTGTTTGCTGATCCCATGCGCCCTACTTATTATGCTTTGAACCCGATAACACAAGAGGAAGTAACCATAAAACATACACCAGATCCCGGAAAATCGTGTGCTCTTTATTTTTGTCCATTAACAAGACAATTCAAACTTCTTTATGTACAAGCACAAGGGAGTTTGTGTCAGTATTTTGTATACATGTTCAAGACACAAACGTGGAGGAAAATCCATCCATCGTCCACTTTCAACTTTTTGCCATATCGTAACTCTCACGCAGTTGTAAATGGAGCATTGCATTGGATCATGTACTCTAATTTAGAACAAGAAGGGATtcctccttgtgcaaatggaatcATGGTATTTAGAATGGATAAGGAAGAACTCTTCGCTATGCCTCATCCTGGAAGTGTGTGTACCTCAAAGAAAGTGCATACAACTATGACTCTTTTAGTGAAGGAAAACTGTTTGTCTTTCTGTCACTTGCTTGTCTCTGAGTATGCAGTGGATATATGGATCTTGGAAGACTATGAAATGAGGGCATGGAACAAAAGGTACAAGGTTAATCTCTTTGACAAGAAAAGTTTTCCTTTTAGTTTGCCCTATATTCTCCACGGGTCGGCATCTATAGACGTGTATTGGTGGATAATGCTTATTAACATCCAAGGCGGTGAACTTCTCTTCTACTTGCGCGATAGAGGtttattttcttataatttaGATCATAATACTGTGAAGATATTTGAATTGCCGCAACCAAAAGAGTTATATGCTTGTAGGACTTATATAGAGAGCCTACTGGCAATAACTTAA